Proteins from a genomic interval of Hoplias malabaricus isolate fHopMal1 chromosome 13, fHopMal1.hap1, whole genome shotgun sequence:
- the pecam1a gene encoding LOW QUALITY PROTEIN: platelet endothelial cell adhesion molecule (The sequence of the model RefSeq protein was modified relative to this genomic sequence to represent the inferred CDS: inserted 1 base in 1 codon) gives MDLWPPWLSLLLINLLTLCQDAEAQSSFTIDQVNLTILPHSTVQRGTNVSLRCEAEVSQSSSQLIHSFSFLKYNTMIYSKNSSEPVVEYSLTPARAFNSGTYKCRVHIHTKDKSSEHQKLTVIGVQTPKLTVQSHTVYEGEEIRATCSAPDESGSLYFFFYNNNQEHSSIPSSSSSADTTIDAKKLGENLLHCKYKHVALDAGNFSNISNTVKVTVREISIHLSMSIKPDGDVVEGDEVFIECNVAGFISSSGDLEIFLTKKPKTLWSANNTFRYRFQSKLEDSGEYVCKAEKGKVQKRVTSRLNVTELFSTPVLSMTPEEVFKGQQLSLSCRSAIHFEKRINHTDVKYTLYKNQQLIKMYKFEANQASNGNYTCVAKANGINKTSKVLTINVKTPVSTPVIHTVGKVIVNQSFQIKCESELGTLPISYALLKYKRLIRTMKVTGPLRSALFNISSITHKEEIHSFTCQAENQGINYTKLSQALSAIVIEPVSKPVLNVNYKGSSSSSSSSYHYTVPEGTEVALNCSVQVGTMPVTFKWYHSGITNPLVIKPNSSRKSAHVFTSIERDQKGTYYCEASNDANETKKSEHVTIAVHLAGWKKAVIAVICIVILVLIVTILILFLKNVLIPXEKKKAVELSLKPARPKSSDPMRMSLTDFEENAAVNTSPGLMGKNVWCDRESVSDSDVSKDDEENEEQQYTKMHPQQTMDTEEVAPMITDKEPVNGEIQDCTHDAVNEGDPECLPEAPKDSTSD, from the exons ATGGATCTCTGGCCTCCCTGGCTCTCTCTGCTCCTGATTAACCTGTTAACGCTGT GCCAAGATGCAGAGGCTCAGTCGT CTTTCACCATTGACCAGGTAAACCTAACCATCCTACCACACAGCACAGTGCAGCGCGGCACCAATGTGAGTCTACGTTGTGAGGCTGAGGTCAGTCAAAGCTCCTCTCAGCTCATCCACAGCTTCAGCTTCCTCAAGTACAATACTATGATCTACTCCAAGAACAGCAGCGAACCAGTGGTGGAGTACAGCTTAACTCCAGCCAGAGCCTTCAACTCTGGCACTTACAAGTGCCGTGTCCACATCCACACCAAGGATAAGAGCAGCGAGCATCAGAAACTGACCGTCATAG GTGTACAGACTCCAAAACTGACTGTACAGTCTCACACGGTGTATGAGGGAGAAGAGATTAGAGCCACATGCAGCGCTCCAGACGAGTCCGGTAGCCTGTACTTCTTTTTCTACAACAACAATCAGGAGCACTCATCCATTCCTTCAAGCAGCAGTTCAGCTGACACTACAATAGATGCGAAGAAACTGGGAGAAAACCTCCTGCACTGTAAATACAAGCATGTGGCACTTGACGCCGGGAACTTCTCCAACATCAGCAACACTGTGAAAGTCACTGTGAGAG AAATCAGTATTCATCTTTCAATGAGCATTAAGCCTGATGGGGATGTGGTGGAGGGCGATGAGGTGTTCATTGAATGTAATGTGGCTGGTTTCATCAGTTCTTCTGGTGACCTGGAAATCTTCCTGAccaaaaaaccaaaaacattgtGGAGCGCCAACAATACGTTCAGGTACAGATTCCAGTCCAAGCTTGAGGACTCTGGAGAATATGTGTGTAAAGCAGAAAAGGGCAAAGTGCAGAAGAGAGTCACAAGCAGACTGAATGTAACGG AGTTGTTTTCGACGCCTGTTCTGAGCATGACTCCAGAGGAGGTTTTTAAGGGGCAGCAATTATCTCTGAGCTGTAGGAGTGCcatacattttgaaaaaaggATCAACCACACTGACGTGAAATACACCTTGTATAAAAACCAGCAacttataaaaatgtacaaatttgAGGCGAACCAAGCCTCGAATGGCAATTACACCTGTGTAGCTAAGGCTAATGGCATCAATAAAACGAGCAAAGTGTTGACTATCAATGTTAAAA CACCTGTCTCAACTCCAGTAATACATACGGTTGGAAAAGTGATAGTAAACCAGTCATTTCAGATTAAATGTGAGAGTGAACTGGGAACTTTACCCATTAGCTATGCCTTACTGAAGTACAAGAGGCTAATCAGAACTATGAAGGTGACTGGGCCACTGCGCAGTGCCCTATTCAATATCTCCTCCATCACTCATAAAGAAGAGATCCACAGCTTCACCTGCCAGGCTGAGAACCAAGGAATAAACTACACCAAACTCAGCCAAGCTCTCAGTGCTATTGTTATAG AGCCTGTTTCCAAGCCAGTGCTAAATGTCAACTATAAGggctcatcatcatcatcatcatcatcataccATTACACAGTTCCAGAGGGGACCGAAGTTGCTTTAAACTGTAGTGTCCAGGTGGGCACAATGCCTGTGACCTTCAAGTGGTACCACAGTGGGATCACGAATCCTCTCGTCATCAAACCCAACAGCAGCAGGAAAAGTGCTCATGTCTTCACATCCATTGAGCGAGATCAAAAAGGAACCTACTACTGTGAGGCTAGCAATGATGCTAATGAGACAAAGAAGAGTGAACATGTCACTATTGCAG TTCACTTAGCGGGCTGGAAAAAAGCAGTAATCGCTGTGATCTGCATTGTGATCTTGGTGCTCATCGTCACTATACTTATTCTTTTCCTGAAGAATGTACTAatcc cagaaaaaaaaaaggctgtggAGTTGTCTCT AAAGCCGGCACGTCCTAAATCCAGTGACCCAATGAGGATGAGCCTTACTGATTTTGAGGAAAACGCTGCAGTCAACA CTAGCCCAGGACTCATGGGCAAGAATGTGTGGTGTGACCGTGAGTCTGTCTCAG ACTCTGATGTGAGCAAGGATGAtgaagaaaatgaagagcagCAATACACTAAGATGCATCCCCAACAGACCATGGACACTGAAGAAG TGGCCCCCATGATAACAGATAAAGAACCAGTGAACGGTGAGATCCAGGATTGTACACATG ATGCTGTGAATGAAGGGGACCCAGAA TGCCTGCCTGAAGCACCGAAGGATTCCACCAGCgactga